The genome window TGGAATAATGATATGAACCCATCCTGGGATTCAAAATATACCACAAACATTAACCTGCAAATGAATTACTGGCCGGTTGAATCAGCAAACCTTTCGGAATGTGCAGCGCCACTGATCGGGCTAATGAAAAACATTACGGATCAGGGCTCGCAGGTGGCTAAAGAAAATTATAATTGCCGGGGCTGGGTTTCACACCAAAACACCGACTTGTGGATGGTAGCAGCCCCTATGGACGGGCCAACATGGGGCACTTTCACCACTGGTGGTGCATGGTTGTGCAATGCCCTGTGGGACCATTATTTATACACTGGCGATAAAAAATACCTGCGGGATATTTACCCGGTAATAAAGGGATCGGTTGATTTCTTTATGGACTTCTTGGTTACAGACCCTGAGAAAAAATGGCTCGTCACCAACCCTTCATCTTCCCCGGAAAACTTTACCGGAAGTCCCGGCAACGAGCCCTACTTTGATGAAACTACCGGCAGTATAGTTCCTGGCACAACCATTTGCGCTGGATCATCAATTGACATGCAGATAATTACCGACCTGTTTGCTAATTATTCAAAGGCTGCAGCCGTATTGGGCCTGGATGGCGATTATATAACGAAGGTAAATGCCACAAAAAACAGGTTGCGCCCCCAGTTAATTGGTAAAGATGGCACATTACAGGAATGGACAGAAGACTGGGGGCAGCTTGAAAAAGAGCATAGGCATGTATCTCCGTTGTACGGATTATATCCCGGAAACGTATTTTCGGTAAAACAGACGCCGGGCTTTATTGACGCCATAAAAACGACACTGAATAAACGTGGCGATGGCACCAGCGGCTGGTCGCGGGTGTGGAAAACCGCCTTATGGGCCAGGTTACGCGATGGAGACAGGGCAAATTCGATAATGAAAGGATATTTTAAAGACGAAACATTCGTTCAGCTTTTCGCCAAATGCAGCGGAGCCATGCAAATTGATGGCACTATGGGGATAACAGCCGCTATCACCGAAATGCTTGTGCAATCAAACCATGGTGTAATTGACCTGCTGCCTGCCCTCCCAACCGAGTGGGACACAGGTGAATTTAAAGGGGTACGCACTACGGCTGCATTTGAGCTTGATATAAAGTGGCAGCATAATAAATTATTATCTGTAAAAATATTATCAGGACAGGGACAAACGTGTCATTTATTTGCAGCAGAAAAATTCCAGATAACGCAAAATGGAAAAAAGATAAAAATGGAAAAACTGAAGGATGGATCCGTACAATTTCCGACAACAAAAGGTTCCGTTTACGAGCTGACAGCTATTCGAAACGGATAACGCTTACATCAATTCCTGGTCCTTTTTTTCGTGGTAGGTTTTATAAGCGAGGTAATAAAAGAAAATAGAGATAATAATGTTAAGCACCAATCGTGGATAATTTAACACGGGGTAGGTAGTTACCGCCTGGTAAATAGTTAAAGCTAAGGCAAGCGTGGCGGCTATTAAATAAAGGACAAGATATTTAGGATTCATACTATTTAGTTTTTACTTACAACCCAGCCCTTTATTGATTTGTTTTTAAAAAGCAGCCTTTCTTAAAGCAAATTTTTAAAAAAAAAGCTTTAAACCGGGCACATTTTATAGCCGGTTTAAAGCTGCCGAATTCAAATATAGTTATTAAAACAAATACTATTAGTACGATTTAATTTTACGACCGCTATTGGCAGCTGCGTACTCTTCAACAGGGTAAGTT of Mucilaginibacter xinganensis contains these proteins:
- a CDS encoding glycoside hydrolase family 95 protein → MKFKTVYCIFLLLFSGGVILAQNVDIPAKIDSHSFDPAALIWLNKPAAKWSDAIPVGNGRLGAMVYGDAADETIQLNEDTYWTGGPYSTVVKGGYKYLPMVRDLVFRGRFKEAQTLFGRKLMGYPVEQQKYQSLANLVFHFESTKSVTGYKRWLDLETGIAGVSYNSGGVTYKREVFSSYPDQIIAVRLTASKPGSISFTANLRGVRNQQHSDYATDYFKMDGLGNNGLVLTGKSADYLGVAGKLRYEARLKAIPEGGRVFVNGTDLVVENADAITLYFAAATNFVNYKDISADEHTRVNDYLEGIAAKSYESIKASYLADYRNLFNRVNLKLPVTANSWAPTDERLASNTITPDPELAALAYQFGRYVLISSSRPGTQAANLQGIWNNDMNPSWDSKYTTNINLQMNYWPVESANLSECAAPLIGLMKNITDQGSQVAKENYNCRGWVSHQNTDLWMVAAPMDGPTWGTFTTGGAWLCNALWDHYLYTGDKKYLRDIYPVIKGSVDFFMDFLVTDPEKKWLVTNPSSSPENFTGSPGNEPYFDETTGSIVPGTTICAGSSIDMQIITDLFANYSKAAAVLGLDGDYITKVNATKNRLRPQLIGKDGTLQEWTEDWGQLEKEHRHVSPLYGLYPGNVFSVKQTPGFIDAIKTTLNKRGDGTSGWSRVWKTALWARLRDGDRANSIMKGYFKDETFVQLFAKCSGAMQIDGTMGITAAITEMLVQSNHGVIDLLPALPTEWDTGEFKGVRTTAAFELDIKWQHNKLLSVKILSGQGQTCHLFAAEKFQITQNGKKIKMEKLKDGSVQFPTTKGSVYELTAIRNG